CAGTATCGCGACGGCGGCCCGACCGGAGCGGTGTCCAAGGTCTGGTATTCCATCGCCGACGGCGTCCTGACCGAGACCATGTACGGCCTGATCCACGAGGCCCAGATCAAGGCCCTGCGCTTCGCCGGCGTCACCCATGACGGCCTGATCGTCGAGGGGCCGGACACCACCAGCCGCACCGAATATCTGCACGTGGACGCGCAGGGCCGCCCGCTGTCGCCCGCCTATCGCATCACGACGCGCGACAAGAACGGCCGCTTCCAGATCGAGAAACAGATCTTCAGCGACCCCGACCGCAACGCCCTGGTGCTGCGCGTCACGATCACAGCGCTGAAGGGCCAGGTGACGCCCTATCTGATGCTGGAGCCGCACATCGCCAACACCGGGATCGACGACCGGGGCGCCGTGACGCGCGACGGCTTCCACGCCTGGGAGGGCGACACTCATCTGTTCCTGAAGCCCAGCCGGCCGTTCGAAAAGGCCAGCGTCGGCTTTGTCGGAACCTCCGACGGTCTGACCGATCTTCGGGACGGCAAGCTGGACTGGACCTACGCCTCGACCGGCGATCAGGCCGGCAACACCATGATGACCGGCGCCCTGCCCCGGATGCGTGAAAGCAGCCAGATCACGCGCGACTTCGTCATCGGCTTCGGCCACAGCGAGGCCGAGGCCCGCGCGGCGGCGGGCGGGTCGTTCGCCACCGGACTGGACGAAGTGCTGGCCCGCTTCAACGGCGAAGGCGACCGTGTGGGGTGGGAGGATTATGTCGCCTCCCTGACCGAACTGCCGCGCATCGCCGAGCAGGCGACCGACGGCGGCAAGCTGGCCTACGCCTCGGCCCTGATGCTGAAGGTGCAGGAGGATCGCACCCACGCCGGCGCTCTGATCGCCAGTCTGTCCAACCCGTGGGGCGACACGGTGGACGCGTCCAAGTCCTCGACCGGCTACAAGGCCGTCTGGCCGCGCGACTTCTATCAGGTGGCGATGGCGCTGGCGGCGCTGGGCGACAAGGAGACGCCGCTGGCGGCCTTCAACTATCTGCCCCAGGTCCAGGTGGGGCCGAACACGCCCGGCAACACCGGCGTCGGCGGCTGGTTCCTGCAGAAGACTCATGTGGACGGCGAACTGGAATGGGTCGCGGTCCAGCTGGACCAGACGGCCATGCCGATCATGCTGGGCTATCGCCTATGGAAGATGGGCTGGCTGTCCGACGCCCAGATGACCGAACACTATCGCTCGATGCTAAAGTCGGCGGCCGACTTCCTGGTCGACGGCGGCAAGGTCGGCCTGTTGTGGAACGACGCCGAGATCAAGCCGCCCTTCACCCAGCAGGAACGCTGGGAGGAGCAGCAGGGCTATTCGCCGTCTTCGACCGCCGCTGTGGTCGCGGGCCTGACGGTCGCGGCCGAAATGGCGCGCGCATCGGGCGACGCCGCCAACGCCGCCCGCTATCAGGCGGCCGCCGACGACTACGCCGGCAAGATCGAAGCGCGGATGTTCACCACCAACGGCGACTTCGGCGACGGACGCTATTTCATCCGCATCACCCAGAACCAGGACCCCAACGACAAGGCTCCTATCGGCGCCGCCAACGGCCAGGTCGCCCCGCCCGAGGACAAGGTGGTGGACGGCGGTTTCCTGGAACTGGTCCGCTATGGGGTGCGCAAGGCCGACGATCCGCACATCGTCGCCACCCTGCCCGTCTATGACGACCAGGCGCTGGAGCCGCTGTACCGCGTCCGCTACGACTTCGGACCCGAGGGCGACAAGACGCCGGGCTGGCGTCGTTACGGCGTCGACGGCTATGGCGAGGATCACCTGACGGGCGCCAACTACGGCGTCGGCGGTCAGATGAGCCCCGGTCAGCGCGGGCGGGTCTGGCCCTTCTTCACAGGCGAACGCGGTCACTATGAACTGGCCCGCGCCAGCGTGAACGGCGCGCCTTCGCCCGCCGACATCGCCGCCATCCGCCAGACCTATGTGCGGGGCATGGAGCGGTTCGCCAACGACGGTCTGATGCTGGCCGAACAGGTGTGGGACGGGGTCGGAAACCCGACGGCGAAGGACTACGCCCTGGGTCAGAACACGGACTCGGCCACGCCCCTGGCCTGGACCCATGCGGAATATCTGAAGCTGCTGCGGTCGCTGGCCGACGGCAAGGTCTGGGACAGCTACGATCCGGTCCACGACCGTTACGCGCGATAAGAAAAAAGGCCCCGGGGATTGCTCCCCGGGGCCTTCTGTCTGGGATCGGCGCAGGATCAGAAGGTCAGCTTCAACCCGCCCACGATGCGGTCATCGGCGGCAGGCGTGTTTTTGACGTTGGTATCGTAATAACGAACATCGATACCCAGATTGTCCGTCAGGGCGTAGCCCACGCCCAGATTCCAGGTGTTGTAGTCCTTGCTGACGTTCAGCCATTGACGACCCACAGCGCCCGACACGGTCCATTTCGGCGCCGGGGCGAAGGCGCCGTTGATCTCGGCATAGGTCGCCTCCTTGTCCACGCCGTAGAAGTCCGGCGAATAATAGACGGCCGCGCCGAACGTGGCCGGACCCACGGCGCGTGAGGCGGCGGCCTTGAACTCGGCGTAGTTATAGTCCGCGCCCTTGGGCTCGCCCGCATACAGATAGCCGATCACGCCGAAGTCCCAGGCGAAGCCCGCCGCCTCGGTGCGATAGCCGCCATAGACGTCGATTTCCGCATCGGTCTTGTCGCCGAAATCGACGTTCGAGGCCCAGGCGCCGGCGTAGAAGCTGCCCGACGTCAGATCGACCCCGCCCTGGATAGCCGGGTCCTCGCCCGTCTGGCTGACGCCGCGGAAGATGTAGTCGCTGACGACGCCGACGTTCCACGCGACCTTGACGTCGCTCTGGGCCGAAGCCGGGCCCGACAGGGCGATCGCGGCGGTGGCGGCGGCCGCGGCGGCGGCCGTACGAAGCAGGTTCTTGGTCATATCTGTATCCCCTTGTTTTTGATGTTCTAACCGGCGGCGAAGTCGGGCGCGGGGATGGAGCCGCGCCCGGTCGCCAGATCAGTGTTCCAGTGCTTCGCCGTGCAGCGAGGTATCCAGGCCGGCGGCTTCTTCCGCCTCGCTGACCCGCAGTCCCGTGGTGAACTTGCAGATCATCAGGATGATCAGGGTGCCGATGGCGCTGTAAACGATGGTCCACAGCAGACCCAGGGCCTGGGCGCCGACGTTGGCGCCTTCCGACAGGCTGTTGATCGCCGTGGTGGCGAAGACGCCGGTCAACAAGGCGCCGATCAGGCCGCCGGCGCCGTGAATGCCGAAGGCGTCCAGGCTGTCGTCATAGCGCAGCAACTTCTTGATCCACACCGAGGAGGCGTAGCAGGCCGGGCCGGCGATCAGGCCGATGATCACCGCGCCCTTGGGATCGACGAAACCGGCCGCCGGAGTAATGGCGACCAGGCCCGCAACCACGCCCGACAACATGCCGATCAGCGAGACCTTCTTCTTCTCGATATATTCGACGATCTTCCAGGTCAGGGCGGCGGCGGCGGCGGCCAGCAGGGTGTTCAGCAGCGCCACGCCCATCAACTCGTTGGCCGCGCCCGCCGATCCGGCGTTGAAGCCGATCCATCCGACCAGAAGCAGGCTGGCGCCGATCATGGTCAGGACAGGGTTGTGGGCGGTGATGGCCTCTGTACCGTAACCCTTACGGCGACCCAGGA
Above is a genomic segment from Candidatus Brevundimonas colombiensis containing:
- a CDS encoding TorF family putative porin; this encodes MTKNLLRTAAAAAAATAAIALSGPASAQSDVKVAWNVGVVSDYIFRGVSQTGEDPAIQGGVDLTSGSFYAGAWASNVDFGDKTDAEIDVYGGYRTEAAGFAWDFGVIGYLYAGEPKGADYNYAEFKAAASRAVGPATFGAAVYYSPDFYGVDKEATYAEINGAFAPAPKWTVSGAVGRQWLNVSKDYNTWNLGVGYALTDNLGIDVRYYDTNVKNTPAADDRIVGGLKLTF
- a CDS encoding ammonium transporter, which produces MAAGAANAQDAAPALLGHQAPLVLDSAGTSWLGASTALVLLMTLPGLALFYGGMVRKKNVIATITQSVGVFAVVSLVWFIAGYSLAFGKNSSGALQPFIGSLDMLFLNGVSLKTANALLPGIPEFLFIAFQMTFAIITPALITGAFAERFKYSALLLFTALWSLLVYAPICHWVWGGGFLGSAGVLDFAGGAVVHVNSGVAGLVCAIVLGRRKGYGTEAITAHNPVLTMIGASLLLVGWIGFNAGSAGAANELMGVALLNTLLAAAAAALTWKIVEYIEKKKVSLIGMLSGVVAGLVAITPAAGFVDPKGAVIIGLIAGPACYASSVWIKKLLRYDDSLDAFGIHGAGGLIGALLTGVFATTAINSLSEGANVGAQALGLLWTIVYSAIGTLIILMICKFTTGLRVSEAEEAAGLDTSLHGEALEH
- a CDS encoding glucan 1,4-alpha-glucosidase, coding for MRHFRTFCLAGAAGLAFASAATAQSGVAPGAPGAPPIWSSAAKTGAGASYEAYVDGQYRDGGPTGAVSKVWYSIADGVLTETMYGLIHEAQIKALRFAGVTHDGLIVEGPDTTSRTEYLHVDAQGRPLSPAYRITTRDKNGRFQIEKQIFSDPDRNALVLRVTITALKGQVTPYLMLEPHIANTGIDDRGAVTRDGFHAWEGDTHLFLKPSRPFEKASVGFVGTSDGLTDLRDGKLDWTYASTGDQAGNTMMTGALPRMRESSQITRDFVIGFGHSEAEARAAAGGSFATGLDEVLARFNGEGDRVGWEDYVASLTELPRIAEQATDGGKLAYASALMLKVQEDRTHAGALIASLSNPWGDTVDASKSSTGYKAVWPRDFYQVAMALAALGDKETPLAAFNYLPQVQVGPNTPGNTGVGGWFLQKTHVDGELEWVAVQLDQTAMPIMLGYRLWKMGWLSDAQMTEHYRSMLKSAADFLVDGGKVGLLWNDAEIKPPFTQQERWEEQQGYSPSSTAAVVAGLTVAAEMARASGDAANAARYQAAADDYAGKIEARMFTTNGDFGDGRYFIRITQNQDPNDKAPIGAANGQVAPPEDKVVDGGFLELVRYGVRKADDPHIVATLPVYDDQALEPLYRVRYDFGPEGDKTPGWRRYGVDGYGEDHLTGANYGVGGQMSPGQRGRVWPFFTGERGHYELARASVNGAPSPADIAAIRQTYVRGMERFANDGLMLAEQVWDGVGNPTAKDYALGQNTDSATPLAWTHAEYLKLLRSLADGKVWDSYDPVHDRYAR